Proteins found in one Microbispora sp. ZYX-F-249 genomic segment:
- a CDS encoding ABC transporter ATP-binding protein yields MTTPLLSVEDLVVEHRTPGRPVVRAVAGASLRVAAGEVVGLVGESGCGKSTLARAVCGLHGTASGRILVGGHPVTPLGLRRRDPSLSGVQMVFQDPYSSLNPRRRVGAQIADGLRTAGDTVTGPADLLERVGLPRAFAGRYPHEFSGGQRQRVAIARALAARPSLLIGDEPISALDASAQAQVARLMRDLAVESGAGLLFISHDLSVVRLIADRIAVMYLGKIVETGPTAEVWADPRHPYTRALLAAIPSPDGAGVLPAELPGDVPDPADPPAGCRFHPRCPFAMDVCREREPDFGPVACWLHAPEPSPLP; encoded by the coding sequence ATGACCACCCCCCTGTTGTCCGTCGAGGACCTGGTCGTGGAGCACCGTACGCCGGGCCGCCCGGTCGTGCGGGCGGTGGCCGGGGCCAGCCTGCGCGTCGCCGCCGGCGAGGTGGTCGGCCTCGTCGGCGAGTCCGGGTGCGGCAAGTCCACCCTGGCCCGGGCGGTGTGCGGGCTGCACGGCACGGCCTCGGGCCGGATCCTCGTCGGCGGGCACCCGGTGACGCCCCTCGGGCTGCGCCGCAGGGACCCGTCGCTCAGCGGCGTGCAGATGGTGTTCCAGGACCCGTACTCCTCCCTGAACCCGCGCCGGCGCGTGGGCGCGCAGATCGCCGACGGCCTGCGCACCGCCGGCGACACCGTGACCGGCCCCGCCGACCTGCTCGAACGGGTCGGGCTGCCGCGCGCGTTCGCCGGCCGATACCCGCACGAGTTCTCCGGGGGGCAGCGGCAGCGCGTCGCCATCGCGCGGGCGCTCGCCGCCCGGCCGTCGCTGCTGATCGGGGACGAGCCGATCTCCGCCCTGGACGCCTCCGCCCAGGCGCAGGTGGCCCGGCTCATGCGCGACCTCGCCGTGGAGTCCGGCGCGGGCCTGCTGTTCATCAGCCACGACCTGTCCGTCGTACGGCTGATCGCCGACCGGATCGCGGTCATGTACCTCGGCAAGATCGTGGAGACCGGGCCGACCGCGGAGGTGTGGGCCGACCCCCGGCATCCGTACACGCGGGCGCTGCTCGCCGCGATCCCCTCCCCCGACGGCGCGGGCGTGCTGCCCGCCGAGCTGCCCGGGGACGTGCCCGACCCCGCCGATCCCCCGGCGGGCTGCCGGTTCCATCCCCGCTGCCCGTTCGCGATGGACGTGTGCCGGGAGCGGGAGCCCGACTTCGGCCCGGTGGCCTGCTGGCTGCACGCGCCGGAGCCGTCCCCCCTGCCATGA
- a CDS encoding M24 family metallopeptidase, with translation MIDPLVLEDVRAGMAGAGIDALVLRPSPDFRYLRADPLSAAGGEEGYLVVALDGPPAPAADPARAAALVPPAARRVAVDPQMHAAELFALRLDAELVLASVVLAPLRLRKRAAEVAALRHAAAAADAVLLAARELAWFGVTERAMARRLRAMLAETGCEGPPSVLVAAGEHSADARHRPCERVINPGDALLVSVGGRWNGYCAEVARVFAVAEPPEDFDAMYSVVLAAQGAAVDRVRPGVACAEAAAAAREVADGSGYGDYTAARTGRGIGLSPAEAPWLAAGETFEAGMAVCLEPAIYLPDLFGARVADVVVCGEDGPEVLSTGSRALHVLDR, from the coding sequence ATGATCGACCCGCTCGTGCTGGAGGACGTACGCGCCGGGATGGCCGGCGCGGGCATCGACGCCCTCGTGCTGCGGCCCTCCCCGGACTTCCGGTACCTGCGGGCGGACCCGCTGTCGGCGGCGGGCGGCGAGGAGGGCTACCTCGTGGTGGCGCTCGACGGGCCGCCCGCGCCGGCCGCCGATCCCGCGCGGGCCGCGGCTCTCGTGCCGCCGGCGGCCCGCCGCGTGGCCGTGGACCCCCAGATGCACGCCGCCGAGCTGTTCGCGCTGCGCCTCGACGCGGAGCTCGTGCTGGCCTCGGTCGTGCTGGCGCCGCTGCGCCTGCGCAAGCGCGCGGCCGAGGTGGCCGCGCTGCGGCACGCCGCCGCGGCGGCCGACGCCGTCCTGCTCGCCGCCCGCGAGCTCGCGTGGTTCGGCGTCACCGAGCGGGCGATGGCCCGCAGGCTCCGGGCGATGCTCGCCGAGACGGGCTGCGAAGGGCCGCCCTCCGTGCTCGTCGCCGCGGGCGAGCACTCCGCCGACGCGCGCCACCGGCCGTGCGAACGGGTGATCAACCCCGGCGACGCGCTGCTCGTCTCGGTCGGCGGGCGCTGGAACGGCTACTGCGCCGAGGTCGCCCGGGTCTTCGCTGTCGCCGAGCCGCCGGAGGACTTCGACGCCATGTACTCGGTCGTCCTCGCCGCACAGGGGGCCGCCGTCGACCGCGTACGCCCCGGGGTCGCGTGCGCCGAGGCCGCCGCGGCCGCCCGCGAGGTCGCCGACGGCAGCGGCTACGGCGACTACACCGCCGCGCGGACGGGCCGGGGCATCGGGCTGAGCCCGGCCGAGGCGCCCTGGTTGGCGGCCGGGGAGACGTTCGAGGCCGGGATGGCCGTCTGCCTGGAGCCCGCCATCTACCTGCCCGACCTCTTCGGCGCCCGGGTTGCCGACGTGGTCGTGTGCGGCGAGGACGGGCCGGAGGTGCTCAGCACCGGCTCCCGCGCGCTGCACGTCCTCGACCGGTAG
- a CDS encoding YciI family protein: MKYLLLKHYRGAPASVNDVPMDQWTPEEVDAHVQYMRDFAARLEETGEFVGEQALAPEGAFVRYDGEGRPPVTDGPFAETKDLIAGWMIIDVESWDRAVELAGELSAAPGAGGKPIHEWLEVRPFLTQSLKATE, encoded by the coding sequence GTGAAGTACCTGCTGCTGAAGCACTACCGGGGCGCGCCGGCTTCGGTCAACGACGTGCCGATGGACCAGTGGACGCCGGAGGAGGTCGACGCGCACGTGCAGTACATGCGCGACTTCGCGGCCCGGCTGGAGGAGACGGGCGAGTTCGTCGGCGAGCAGGCGCTGGCGCCCGAGGGCGCGTTCGTGCGGTACGACGGCGAGGGGCGCCCGCCGGTGACCGACGGTCCGTTCGCCGAGACCAAGGACCTCATCGCCGGTTGGATGATCATCGACGTGGAGTCGTGGGATCGCGCGGTCGAGCTGGCCGGGGAGCTGTCCGCCGCTCCCGGCGCCGGAGGCAAGCCCATCCACGAGTGGCTCGAGGTGCGGCCCTTCCTCACCCAGTCGCTCAAGGCGACCGAGTGA
- a CDS encoding RNA polymerase sigma factor: MNESLLRELVPAVIGVLVRRGADFASAEDAVQEALIRALETWPDGPPRDPRAWLVAVAWRRFLDAARAETSRRGRELAVEAEPPAGPAPAADDTLRLYFLCAHPALPRGSAVALTLRAVGGLTTRQIAAACLVPEATMAQRISRAKRRIAGLPLDRPGDLGTVLRVLYLVFNEGYGGDVDLAAEAIRLTRQLAALTDEPEVAGLLALMLLHHARRASRTGPGGRLVPLAEQDRSRWDTGLISEGVAILQAALARDRLGEYQAQAAIAALHADARSAAETDWVQIVEWYDELLRLTGSPVVRLNRAVAVGEADGPRAGLAALAGVDPGLPRYVAVRAYLHERAGDLEHAAELYAEASRAAASVPERDHLTREAARVRQLLRP; this comes from the coding sequence GTGAACGAGTCGCTGCTGCGGGAGCTCGTGCCCGCGGTGATCGGTGTCCTCGTCCGGCGCGGAGCGGACTTCGCGTCGGCCGAGGACGCCGTGCAGGAGGCCCTGATCCGGGCGCTGGAGACCTGGCCGGACGGTCCGCCGCGCGACCCGAGGGCATGGCTCGTCGCGGTGGCGTGGCGCAGGTTCCTCGACGCCGCACGCGCCGAGACCTCGCGACGGGGGCGGGAGCTCGCCGTGGAGGCCGAGCCCCCCGCCGGCCCGGCGCCCGCCGCCGACGACACGCTGCGGCTCTACTTCCTGTGCGCGCACCCCGCCCTGCCGCGCGGCTCGGCCGTCGCCCTGACGCTGCGCGCGGTCGGCGGCCTGACCACACGGCAGATCGCGGCGGCCTGCCTCGTCCCCGAGGCGACCATGGCGCAGCGGATCAGCCGGGCCAAGCGGCGGATCGCGGGGCTGCCGCTCGACCGGCCCGGCGATCTCGGGACGGTGCTGCGCGTGCTCTACCTCGTCTTCAACGAGGGGTACGGCGGAGACGTCGACCTGGCGGCCGAGGCGATCCGCCTCACCCGCCAGCTCGCCGCCCTGACCGACGAGCCCGAGGTCGCGGGGCTGCTCGCGCTCATGCTGCTGCACCACGCGCGCCGCGCGTCCCGCACCGGCCCGGGAGGTCGCCTGGTGCCGCTCGCCGAGCAGGACCGGTCCCGGTGGGACACCGGCCTGATCAGCGAGGGGGTGGCGATCCTGCAGGCCGCGCTGGCCCGCGACCGGCTGGGCGAATACCAGGCGCAGGCCGCGATCGCCGCCCTGCACGCGGACGCCCGCAGCGCCGCCGAGACGGACTGGGTGCAGATCGTGGAGTGGTACGACGAACTGCTGCGTCTCACGGGCAGCCCGGTGGTGCGGCTCAACCGGGCGGTGGCGGTCGGGGAGGCCGACGGACCGCGGGCAGGCCTGGCGGCGCTGGCCGGCGTGGATCCCGGCCTGCCCCGCTATGTCGCGGTGCGGGCCTACCTGCACGAACGCGCGGGTGACCTCGAGCACGCCGCCGAGCTGTACGCCGAGGCCTCCCGTGCCGCCGCGAGCGTTCCGGAGCGCGACCACCTCACACGGGAGGCCGCCCGGGTCCGGCAACTGCTGCGTCCATGA
- a CDS encoding DJ-1/PfpI family protein, with protein MTRVGILLFDQVEELDAVGPWEVFGLWAKLRPEEAEVVAFAPRSGAVRASKGLTLYADRSADDVGRLDVLVHPGGAGTRPQLRDPEHLAWVREQRARVPLMTSVCTGSLVFAAAGLLAGRPATTHWGALDLLAELDPSIDVRRDERFVDDGDVVTSSGVSAGIDMALHLVARLAGAERAREVRRRMQYDPAPPV; from the coding sequence ATGACACGCGTAGGAATCTTGCTGTTCGACCAGGTGGAAGAACTCGACGCGGTCGGCCCCTGGGAAGTCTTCGGCTTATGGGCGAAACTGCGCCCGGAGGAGGCGGAGGTCGTCGCGTTCGCACCGCGGTCGGGAGCCGTACGGGCGTCCAAGGGGCTGACCCTGTACGCCGACCGGTCGGCGGACGACGTCGGCCGTCTCGACGTCCTCGTGCACCCGGGCGGCGCAGGGACCCGCCCTCAACTGAGGGATCCGGAACACCTCGCATGGGTGCGGGAGCAGCGCGCACGCGTTCCCCTGATGACCAGCGTCTGCACCGGATCGCTCGTCTTCGCCGCGGCCGGCCTGCTGGCGGGCCGCCCGGCGACCACGCACTGGGGCGCCCTCGACCTGCTCGCCGAGCTGGATCCGAGCATCGACGTCCGGCGCGACGAGCGCTTCGTCGACGACGGCGACGTCGTCACCTCGTCCGGGGTGTCGGCAGGCATCGACATGGCGCTCCACCTGGTGGCGCGACTCGCGGGGGCCGAGCGGGCCCGGGAGGTGCGCCGGCGCATGCAGTACGACCCCGCGCCGCCCGTGTAG